From the Juglans microcarpa x Juglans regia isolate MS1-56 chromosome 7D, Jm3101_v1.0, whole genome shotgun sequence genome, the window CCGGGAAACCTAATAATTTtcctattctctctctttcctctctctcccctcctccCTCCCTTCGAGCTCCCCAATCTCCAGCTCTTTCGATCCAACAAGAGAATGGGAGACTCGAAGAAGTCCACAGCCACTGGTGTTTGGCCCACCGTGAAGCCCTTCGTTAATGGTGGAACGTCTGGTATGCTCGCTACGTGCGTCATCCAACCCATCGATATGATCAAGGTGCGTCATGTTCTGTATAGATCAGTTTCCATGTTTCTATTCTCTATTTTTACTGACACCCATCAGAAAGTTATAATCTTTTTGTCCGCAAATTGGATTCTCTTATGGGTTTCAGATCTGTGATTCAATGGTCTTTTTTAATGgattctttcttctctcttcaaTGGCGTAGTACGTTTAAATGTGTTATAgctttgtgattttgtttgtttgtttgtgtttgGATTTGTGTAGGTGAGGATTCAATTGGGTCAGGGATCAGGAGGCCAGGTGGCGAGGACCATGCTTAAGGAGGAGGGCTTTGGTGCCTTTTACAAGGTTTGGATCTATAAACCGATAAAAGTTTGAACTTCCTgcttgcaggaaaaaaaaaggattaaattTGCCATTATTTGAGTTGTTGATGTAGTTTATAGAGACGCATGCTTTTTCAAGTACGTAATTTGGTTTTTGTCTGCACAAGATCTATATGAAAATATGGATGTCTATAATGATTTAGCGAAAAACTTGAGTTTCTTATGTTGGTGTGTCATTTGACTGGAGTATGAATTGGTCATTAATTGATAATTATTAGCCTAATTGTTTAAGATGAGCTATAATAGAAGGTGGGGATTGTCTTACAGTATTAGCTGGTTGTTTGCATGGTCTGTAAATTGTGTAGGGTGTTTGCTTAAATGTCGATTCTTAAAGACTAGTATAGTAATAACAAAGGAGCAGAACGAAATCTGCTAATTAAAGCTTACATGGTCAGTGGTCTTGAATGACTCAAATTGAGGCTATACAACATCTCTTGACATTTTGCCcgccaaccccccccccccctctccctctcctccctccctccctccctctctctcccaacCCACAAGGAAAAACCACAAAGCTAAACCATTAAATAAATTCTTCGTTTGtctaattttattcttttgagcAGGGGCTGTCTGCTGGACTTCTCAGACAAGCGACATATACCACAGCACGGCTTGGATCATTCAAGTAAGTGTTGAGAACATCGACTGTTAAACAATCAATTCTTTTAGTGTTGAAAAACATTTCAGAGTTGTGCTTTTCTTTCTTGGAAAGCTTGGTCTTGTCAATCTGTATATTTACAAGTGGTTTCAACTGTTTTAATATACCTAAGTTGCATATTTAAAGTTACTATGATTATGCTTTTAATGTATCAAAATGTTTTCCTTTGTTTCCCTTAGGATTTTGACGAACAAAGCAATTGAAGCCAATGATGGGAAGCCCCTACCACTTTATCAGAAAGCTCTGTGTGGGCTTACTGCTGGTGCTATTGGAGCAAGTGTTGGCAGTCCAGCAGATCTAGCACTTATCCGTATGCAGGCTGATGCCACTTTGCCTGAAGCCCAGCGCCGACATTACAAAAATGCCTTCCATGCACTCTCTCGGATTATGGCAGATGAGGGAGTTTTGGCACTCTGGAAAGGTGCAGGCCCTACCGTAGTGAGAGCAATGGCATTGAACATGGGAATGCTCGCTTCTTATGATCAAAGTGTTGAACTTTTCCGGGATTCCCTTGGTTTTGGTGAAGGTGCCACGGTGTTAGGTAAGATTCTTTGCAAGATTTCTAGCTATTTGTTGCCATTAGAAagtctaatattattattttacttaccAAAACGAAAGCATAATATTGATATTGGAATTTTTGTGTGTAATAGTATTGCGCACTACTTTAATGAATCGTTATCTTCAAGaggaatatttttgaaaaagtgaaaatgggGGCCTCATATATTAGGGGGAGTTTTGCTCAACCTTAGGCATGATTTTTGGGGtatgtttttcatttctctACCCCACCCCTCC encodes:
- the LOC121238335 gene encoding mitochondrial dicarboxylate/tricarboxylate transporter DTC-like, translated to MGDSKKSTATGVWPTVKPFVNGGTSGMLATCVIQPIDMIKVRIQLGQGSGGQVARTMLKEEGFGAFYKGLSAGLLRQATYTTARLGSFKILTNKAIEANDGKPLPLYQKALCGLTAGAIGASVGSPADLALIRMQADATLPEAQRRHYKNAFHALSRIMADEGVLALWKGAGPTVVRAMALNMGMLASYDQSVELFRDSLGFGEGATVLGASTISGFFAAACSLPFDYVKTQIQKMQPDAEGKLPYSGSFDCTIKTLKSGGPLKFYTGFPVYCVRIAPHVMLTWIFLNNIQKVQKSVGL